Part of the Falco cherrug isolate bFalChe1 chromosome 1, bFalChe1.pri, whole genome shotgun sequence genome, GGCTAAACCAGGCAGAAGTAAAAAGTAGTAAGGGGTGTGCAATTCTGTCTGACAATATTTTTCTGCCACTGAAGCACTGAGGAGCGGTGCTGTGCTGAGGGCAATGCTACAAGTAGGTTCTGAATGTATTTATAACAACACAAACTATCGTTAGGGTCTCAAGGTATGATCACAAACAAAGCTAAAATGtggctggagcgtgtccagcCTGATGTAGATAATCTGTGTGGCAGCATGGAAGGTGCAGGAAGATGGATTTGGGATATCCTGCAGCCTGGGACCCGCTGTGGTTTGCGCTCTTGCTGGCCAAACATGCGTGCTGTGAACCTGTCGTTACCGCTGCGATCCCAGCTTCTGCTTTCACAGGGCAGTGTGACAACCACGTGTTAGCCTTGCTGCTTAATGTGGTGGTGGTAGGGGAGTGGTAATGAAAATAACCTTTTCTGAGTGGAAACGCAGGACTCTGGTTTGTTAgcatataatgaaaaatatggCAACACAGTGCTGTAACTTACCTGCAGAAAAGTGTTCTGTCAGCTTTGCAGGATGTTGTTAAGAGACTCTTGCCTTACTAGCTGTCATTTTTTATTGCATGGGACCTGAGTTTTAGCAGTTtgttgtaagaaaaataattaccaaCAGACTGgaacagctgtttaaaatagTACGCtaaatttttcagtctcttaaatgttttattaaaaggtTTATCATATTACATCCAGCTGCGGTGGACGCAGTGGTGATTTAAAACCAGAACTTGTCGTAGGAAATTGATTTTTTCATAGTGATGTAATGTAAATCATGTTCCTTATAGCTACTTTGTAATATTTTGTctcttttgaaaaaacaaatgttttaaaaccttttgtTCCTCACTGTCCAGTGCAGATGCAGAATATgcagctggggtggtgggagacCGGCTCTTCTCAAATCACAGTTTAATgacaaaattctttttcttcttcctagtGGCATTTTAGTTTGCACTGATGTGATGGCTCGCGGCATCGACATTCCAGAGGTGCACTGGGTTTTACAGTATGACCCACCGAGCAGTGCAAGGTACGCCTTCAGGTCTGAAAACTTTAGCTCTGCTTCTGGTCACATTACTGTACTGTTCCGATCCAAACTGGGAACACGCAGCTGTGGAAAACATGGTATCACTGCTTGGGAGCTGCTCCAAGTGCACACATGAACCCACGTTTGTGTGCAGAGGCACCCTGGTGTCAGGCTTAGTGTGAGAATATGAAAGATGTAGTGAGAGGTGAGATGCTGGGGTGAACGAGAGCAGCAATAGGAGTGGGGAGAGCGCTCTTCGAGGAACGGGATGTTGAAAGCTCACATGAAAGGCGCTTTTCCGTGTATTTCGGCTTCCGTTGTCGTAGTTCTCCATACAACTTGCTTAAACATCACCCCCAAACCAGGTTCCCCTTGCTTTAGCACACAGCCCTGACCTGTGTGGGACTGCTGTGCATCTCTTGTATTGCGTTCTACTGATTCCGGTGGGTTTAGTTCAAGTGTACAGCGCCCTGTGCTTCCCGTCCTGCAGGATTGGcccttctgctgcctgcctAATGCTTTACACTCAGGCTGAGCGTCCCCTcctggctcagctctgggctgtGTCGTTTCAGCGCCTTTGTGCATCGGTGTGGTCGGACGGCGCGGATTGGCAATGTCGGTAGTGCGCTTGTGTTTTTGCTTCCCATGGAAGAATCGTACGTTAACTTTCTCTCCATCAACCAAAAGGTCAGTAGACTGTCACTGTACCTCAAAGCAGGGAAGAGCATGGCGATGGGCTTACTAACAGGAGCTTTGAAATCGGCATTTGTAGAATTTAAGGTCATACGCATCGGTAATGCTTTAGCAGAGGTGCCAAATTGAAGCAAAGACGAGAGCTGCTTATTCATCGCCAAATGCAACTATGTGTGGGAACACAATCACTCCCAGTGTTACCCACCGAGTGTGTGATGGGAATACGTGATGCACTGAGCCGGGAAAGGCTCTGCATCTCCAAGGGTGTGTAGATGGAGCATTTCCAGAAGGACAGCACTGGCTTACACTCcgacccccagccctgccacccccgTCATACACTGCACCCTCTGTGCCGCTGGTTTGTAACTCTTGAGAACTACCCGTGCCTGGTCCTGCATTTGTGGGATTAATTGTATAAATTCTGCTGGAGCCTGCTAATGAGAACGTGGCTTGGTAAGGTATGAGGGGAGGATGGtgcctccctgcagctgtggtGTGTGAACTCCTCTGCTGGGTAGGacagctgcgtggggctggaTGGTGGGCGCGTGGTGGAATGgccgaggaggaggaaggaggctCAAAGCTGACTGAAGATGaaccagggaaggaaggagcacGCGTTCCAACATGCATTTTACATCACTCCGCTGaacttttcctttggttttgtatttcttttccgGTTTTCAGTGTCCCATGCAGGAAATGAAACCACAGACAAACGTGGTAGATCTTCTTCCAAAACTGCAGTCTCTGGCCCTAGCTGACCGGGCAGTGTTCGAGAAAGGGATGAAAGCTTTTGTGTCTTACGTCCAGGCTTATGCCAAACATGAATGTAATCTGATCTTCCGAACGAGAGGTAATTCCCAGCAGGGGCTGGCATCTTCTACTCTTCTGTTCAGAAGAcggtgtttggttttgggaaAAAACAGTCTTACTGTCCACAAGCTTCAGCTCCTGATTCCTGAGGTCACTGCAGCCTCAGGTTCtgacaaaactatttttttcaaacaactTGTTTCTCATTGTTTTCAAGAGAAAACATGAGCGAGTTTGACCAAACTGacaaaagcataaataaagGTGACTTAGTATTGTTACAATACAGGAAGATAATGTTGcattgttgtcttttttttttcctctgacttgCTAagttaaattaactttttatcCAGCAAGAAACTGACTttataatctttattttaacagaTCTGGATTTTGCTAGCCTTGCTAAAGGTTTTGCATTGTTAAAAATGCCAAAGATGCCTGAACTAAGAGGAAAATCTTTTCCAGACTTTACTCCAGTTGCTGTTAATACAGACTCCATTTCATTTAAGgataaaaacagagaaaaacagagacaaaGGCAATtagaacaacaaagaaaagaaagagaggaaaatggagggaaaaagaaattcataAAGAACAAAGCCTGGTCCAAACAGAAAGccaagagggagaagaaaaagaaagtaacagCTAAAAGGAAGCGTGAAGAGGTAAATTGTGTCTGTTTTATTAAACTGCATGCGATTACTCTGGCATAGGTACATGCTCTCCAATGGCAGAGCACCATGGGATTTTAGTTGGATGGAACTGACAATGGTAAATTAACTTTTTCAGACCTTGAAGCAggcaaagcttaaaaaaaattaagagaatcATTTTAAAGCCAAACACTAAAACACTTTCTCAGCACCCTGATGCTAGTCAGTAATGTCCCCAGCAGAGGTAGCAcgtttttatttctcagaggTGCAGCAGCATGGCATGATGATGGACAgcatttccctcccccccccctttgctttttccagttctcaaCACTTGTAACCAAGTGTTAGACAGTTTCGCAGGTAGAAACAGAGTATCATTTCCTGATGCTTGGCTAATCCTGGCAAAATCTGCTTTGTAAACTTCTCTTGTATTCAGCTGTATAGAATGAAAACTTTTTGGTGCTGTGTTTAATTTGTTGTTTATTAACTGCCAACAGGGCTCTGATATTGAAGATGAGGATATGGAAGAGTTGCTGAATGACACAAGACtcttgaaaaaattaaaaaagggaaaaattagtGAAGAAGAGTTTGAGAAGAGACTAACAGGCAGCCAGAGTAGattcaaagcagaaactgttGCTGACTTACAGTCTGAAGGCTGACAGTTATTGTAACCacttttttacattaaaatattgccTATTTCaataaaaccatatttttataacaaaatgacaacacagagaacagaatCTTCATAAAGAGACATGGTGTCTATAAAGACAGACAAACCAGCCTGCAGCTGAGAACCAAGCCGAAAGCCCTGCTCTTGTGCAGTGTGACAGGAGCTGCAGAGTTCAGTCAGCAGCCTCCTGCGTgttcttgttctgttttttttttctggtacgTACCACAGATGAGTAAGTAACAGTATACCTCGGAATAAGTTTGAATACACCataaggtattttatttttaaatatcaaaatacTCCAcccatctttaaaataatttatttgaggCCTTTAGAAGCTGTAGTAacttttggatatttttttaagtggtcTATCCACAGGTAATGTCTTGCATTGAAAACTCAAGGCAGCTGATAATTACATTAATCCTTATAATGTCATTTCCTTACCATCTCCATGTAACTTGTATCATCTTCCAAGTTCTTGGAACTGTGACAGTCCCTGAAGAAGAGTGCACCGAGTTCTTTTTGTTACAGGTAGAGTTTAATAAGTTCATCACTGACAGCTGATGGAGTTAACACACCGAGGTCTGTGAACAGGAGTGTAATTAGCGATGGTGATGTGTAGTCAATCCAGGGATGCTCCTCTGTTAGATTCTGACTTGTTTTCAGAGTGTCTGCTTTATACTAGAAGGAAACGGGGATCATTAGTTATTACACAACTGCAAGTTAAAACCTCTTTCAGGCAGGAGCGGTGCTACAGCCTTGAGCAGATGTTTGTGGTAAAACTGACGGAAATCAAGTGCTTAAAAATGAGGCACAGGCTGGCACCATCTTGGTCTCAGATGTTTTATCTTGTGTATAAAGTACAATTTGTAGTTCTGAAGTGTATTGATTTAACTGTTTCTTGCCCTCAGCTGTTCCTGCACCCTAAAGGAACTGCTTTAGGAACTAAATGTTGGCATTAAGACAGATCATGGCTGTTTGGCACGTGACTGTAACATGGAGTAACTCCATGTTGGGTAAAGTAAGCTATAGCAGAGAGAGCCAGATACATGAAGACATGCTCAGACAGATATTTCATAGACATGTAAGCGTGCATCTCAGCTGGCTAAGAAGTAATTTGAATTTCTCTTACCTTAAATTTATCAGGGACATCCTGCTGATTTAGAGGGAAAAGTCTTACAAACTTGAAACTCTCTGCTACCACATAAAACGGCTTATTCTGAGCTTTGGCGCACACAGCAATCTGATTAGTGCCAATCTGTGGAGACAGATGGAAAAGAACACGTAGATCCGGTACTAGCGTGATCAACATTGCCCGGTTTCCAACAATAAATAGATGCTTAATGGATAATGTCCaaatagaaaagatttttcagaaagccaTGAATTCTTCAAAGAAACTTGAAAAGCCTAGAGTTTACACAATGATGTAATAAAAAACCCCCTACCTCTTACCTTGTTAATAATGCCTCCACTTTCAACTACACCTTCAGCACCAACTAAGACCAGGTCCACTTTCTCCATAATGTAGCTGTTGAaagggggagaggtggggaaAGCCAAGTCTTACTGGGTAATACGACAAATCACTTgctgaacagaacagaaattagTAAATCAGTCTTTCACTTTTCTGAACTAGTTTCATCTACCTCTGTAAGTCCACGTGCTGTTACACGTCCCTGGAGCGAGCTTTTATCTGCTTCCCTGGCAGGGATATTAAGTAACAGtatctcctccagctgcagctgaccTCAGCAATTGTGTAAATGCTGGAAGAAGCTGGAATCTGACTAGGACTGATACTCGGGGATGGGAACATGGGTGCTGTGGTAAGATACTAACTACAGTGAATCGTAACAGTGCTGTGATAACCTTGGCCAAATACATAGGATGCTCCTCATCAAATCCCCCCTTTTTTCACATCCCTCGGATGTCTTTTGttaatggaaaatacagatctaaaaagaaaactatcaaCTAAGTGATGTGAACAGATTTAATGCGCTAAACAGGCCTTGCAGACTTGTCCCGTCAGGCCACCATCTTCCCTAGATCAGAAGTGCCTCAGTAAGCAGCCTGGTGTGTATTCTCTTGGAGGCATTCTCTCTGGCATTTTGCACTTCTGCAAGACTTGAGGTTCAGATTTATTacagttctttcttttcttatgttttGGACTTCTACTAAACAGTGGTAATTTAGCAAATCCCTTAAGAAACCCCAAAATGTTAACAAGTCTGCAAACTAAGAAAAACAGCAACCTTTTTGTGTAGCACCTCAGTTCTCTTTTACAGATATCCCCAAGTTCCACACTTCAGCCCGAcacctttttttcattctaacaTGCAAACATCACATATTGGTTTGTAGCAGACATATTCTCTTAATTGTGCAGCTAAAGGTGTAATTTGTTTAGCTTGTTTCATGACTACAGCAAGTCAAGTAATAACCTCTGTAGTTTGAACAAGCTTCTAGGAAACATATATAAGActgtcaaaataaaattgtgatgAAAAATACTCAGATTTAACGATCAGACTTACCCAACTGCCGCATCCAGAATCACAGTCACAGGAATGTTCAGCTTCCTCAGGGCTTTTGCCATTTtttgcctattaaaaaaaatgctcgAAGCTTAaacatctttaaagaaaagaaagcgCTAGAAAAATATTGTCTAAACAACTGAAACCCATGACTGCCCGTGTTCCCTTGCTTGTAGTTTTGGTTTATGATGTAccttttaatagaaaataagtTCTTGTGTAGAAATGGAAGGAAACGGATGACAACAAACTCAACAAAAGCCAAGTCGGTTTATCTTCACAGTCAGGACTTAAAACTACAGAAAGATGAGTCAGTGAACCATTGTTAAGATGACAGATTACCTAAACTGTCTCAGTTTTTCCATCAACAGGGTGTAAGAAACAAGACATAAAGTGTGGGGTGCACTGCTCAAAGTTacagcaaagctggaaaatCATACTTACTTCAGGTGACTGCACATCCTTGGTTCTAGTGGAAGACTTGTTAGCAACATGTATCATTTCCAGCATGCAGGATATACTGCTTCACTTAACAACGTATGCTCTCAAGAGGGAAGGCTTGCTATCAGTAATGTACTTATCTGGCATCATCAGTCAACATTGTGAGCTAAATGGTTTACTCTGCTCTGACTGGGATAATGCTGATTATTTTAGCCCACTTTTGAAGCAGACAACTAGAAAGCAGTTGTTACCCATCTCTCAAGGGTGGCCTGGCACTGACGAAGTTTGTAAGCCTTTGAGGAAAATCTAGATAATATGATAATTAGAATACGTACTATGGGACATTACTTACgaatattgttttttttttttttttacttgtctAGAATAACGTGGTATTAGTGACTGTCACCATTTATAATGCTGCAAACAAGCCTAGCAGGTTTTCTTAAGGGATGACAGATGTGACGCTAGCTGTAACACCCTGTTAATGAAGATAAAAACCAACGAGTACTTACCCAGCTTGATCCGGCTGTGATTCAGTAACATAAACACTGAATCGCTTCTTTGACTCGACAGCTGCTTCTAACACTCTCAGGACCACTCTTGAGTAGGCATGTGTCAATATTTgctgtcaaaacaaaataatcaggCATTACTTTGAGCTTTGGGAAACCTTTACTTTTGTTAATGTTGCCATGGCTTTTACCTCGCACACCTGTCCATCAGTGTTAAATAATGATGCACGTCACTGGTACTCTGCAAACTGTAGGGTGGCAAACCACCCTGTGAACGGGATGCTACATGGCCAGCCCTGATGTGGCTGAGGGTGAGGATCtagtattttaaacacaaacCTGAAGCTGTGACTCCTCAGCAGCTCATACAAGCAGACGTTAAAGCTGGATTAGATGGAAACTCGAGGGGAAGGGGGAGTCCTGGCAGAGCAAAGCAATGGTGACCTTAGGTCTGTGCACCTGCAGAAGCCACCCCTGGCCGATGCGTTGTGACCGCGAACACcctctgctcccttccctgTTCGCCCATTCctgcaagcagcagagcaaaggcCCCCGGTGGCCCCGTTGCAGCCCACTTACGGCGCCGTCTCTGATGAAGGGGTGACACAGCTTGGCGATCTTGTTCCTCGAGAGCGACACTTTCCTCAGGAAGATCTCCCCGCGCTCGATCATGATTTCTTTGCACTTGGAGTAGTCCTGGGAAGCGGGGCGGCTGCGCTGTGAGGCGGGAGGGCCccccgcgggcagcggggccgggaggGGGCCGCGGCCTTACCGAGTACTCCAGGGAGGTGAGGCTGATGAAGCGGAGGAAGAGCTCCCCGCCGGAGGAGACGGCCACCGAGGAGTCCACGCGAGACAGGGTGTCGATGGCGGCCAGCAGGCTGCTCCTCAGGCCCTGGATGGTCTCCCCTGGGGAGAGGACGAGGAGGAACGCGCTCAGGGCCGCACCGACATGGGCCTCGCCGTGGGGAGACCCGGCGGGGGCCCCGTCccgccagggctggggctgggggcggccccgggcccaCCTCGGTCCTGCTTGAGGAAGCCCAGCAGGGCGCGGATGGCGGCCACGGCCGAGGCGACGTCGGGGTCGTCCCTCAGCTGCGCCCGGAAGGTCTCGATCAGGTCTGTAAAGCAACGGGGCGCGTCAGGCcgggcccggcgctgccccgcgcccccgccccccgtcCCCGTTACCGTCCGTGCTCATGGCCGCACCGCCCGCCTGGCCTGCCCGGGCACCCTCCGTGCGGTGGGGCGCCTGCGGGTGACGTGGCGGCGGGCGGTGACGTCATCTCCGGGCGCCGGGAGCAGCTGGGCCCGACGGCCGGCGGGATGAGCGCGGGTCAGGCGGCGGGTCTGGGGGACCTTGccccggggggagcggggcccggAGAAGCGGGGGCACCTTGccccggggggagcggggggacCTTGCCCCGGGGGGATCTTGGCCCCGGGGGAAGCGGGGGGACCTGGCCCCGGGGGAAGCGGGGGGACCTTgcccggggggagcggggccctAGGGGAGCGGGGCCTGGGCAAGCCGGGGGGCCGTGGCCCGGGGGCCCCTCAGGCAGGCCGGGCTGCGGGCGCTGCGGTGCCCGGGTCCCGTTGGAGAAGGCGGCAGCGGTGCCGAGCGCCGGGCCCGCCCGTGCGGCCCTGTGCCCCCTGGCGAGGCTCCGCGGCGCCCGGCCGGCCGCTGCCCCGTGCTCCTGCCCCGTGCTCCTGCCGGGCCCGGGCCGCTTTGCGCGGGGTCGCCGGCGCTCCCCTCAGCGGGGTGACCTGGTGCCCGTCACTTTTACAGAGGACGAGCTGAGCCTGCTGGTCATCGTCATTGACACCAACCCCCTCTGGTGGGGACAGAAGGCGCTGGGAGAAGCCGAGGTACGCTCTGCCTGCTGGGGGTGGTGGCCCCGggaggttatttttttaaaaa contains:
- the EIF2B1 gene encoding translation initiation factor eIF-2B subunit alpha; protein product: MSTDDLIETFRAQLRDDPDVASAVAAIRALLGFLKQDRGETIQGLRSSLLAAIDTLSRVDSSVAVSSGGELFLRFISLTSLEYSDYSKCKEIMIERGEIFLRKVSLSRNKIAKLCHPFIRDGAQILTHAYSRVVLRVLEAAVESKKRFSVYVTESQPDQAGQKMAKALRKLNIPVTVILDAAVGYIMEKVDLVLVGAEGVVESGGIINKIGTNQIAVCAKAQNKPFYVVAESFKFVRLFPLNQQDVPDKFKYKADTLKTSQNLTEEHPWIDYTSPSLITLLFTDLGVLTPSAVSDELIKLYL
- the DDX55 gene encoding ATP-dependent RNA helicase DDX55 isoform X2, with product MSNKDVAAEAVTGSGKTLAFVIPILEILLRREEKLKKMQVGAVIITPTRELAIQIDEVLSHFTKHFPKFSQILLIGGRNPMEDVEKFKERGGNIIVATPGRLEDLFRRKADGLDLASCVKSLDVLVLDEADRLLDMGFEASLNAILDFLPKQRRTGLFSATQTQEVENLVRAGLRNPVRISVKEKGVAASNTQKTPTRLENYYMICKADEKFNQLVHFLRQHKQEKHLVFFSTCACVEYYGKALESLIKQVKIMSIHGKMKHKRNKIFTEFRKLPGGILVCTDVMARGIDIPEVHWVLQYDPPSSASAFVHRCGRTARIGNVGSALVFLLPMEESYVNFLSINQKCPMQEMKPQTNVVDLLPKLQSLALADRAVFEKGMKAFVSYVQAYAKHECNLIFRTRDLDFASLAKGFALLKMPKMPELRGKSFPDFTPVAVNTDSISFKDKNREKQRQRQLEQQRKEREENGGKKKFIKNKAWSKQKAKREKKKKVTAKRKREEGSDIEDEDMEELLNDTRLLKKLKKGKISEEEFEKRLTGSQSRFKAETVADLQSEG